The following coding sequences lie in one Spinacia oleracea cultivar Varoflay chromosome 1, BTI_SOV_V1, whole genome shotgun sequence genomic window:
- the LOC130466192 gene encoding uncharacterized protein: protein MGFGGMLDLKISKLPRQLCYWLMSRLDGGNSYLVGGDGHVLPITASHWEYVFGFQNSGLPVPVKESDLPPGTLKAMALKYGEKNTSTSKSTIIIAKSVKELAGPVDGEGKIKPLANQRDRASFMENFMIVLLGQILCPSTDGGNMSLKLLGAVSVAKNASLYNWCEFCHTWLLDYGDACQRKIDHQGYAAGTGGCVLFLLIFYLDHLCRHPVRWDAFPRIKVWTQEEVDEAKNRDRKASEDYGRITTVDVVYGDPHPLYDREGRRSPVVEVAEMVAQMTSSEWRRTLAQEVTEMVYVPVVDNGHWWCVAFALKDQKIWFIDSMYTNPASEHSGDVKKLIAAVEYVLHWRDTQYNAALVWKLKQMHTWPLDSISFPDYNDNHACGIVMLMAIQESARAFTKTMHVGDINVARRALFLSHLNSDFNSCRPLLPQIVATHCPVR, encoded by the exons ATGGGTTTCGGGGGGATGTTGGATTTGAAAATATCCAAGCTACCTAGGCAGCTGTGCTACTGGCTGATGTCCCGATTGGATGGGGGTAACAGTTACCTTGTTGGAGGGGACGGCCATGTGTTGCCGATAACTGCTTCCCATTGGGAATATGTATTCGGATTCCAGAACAGCGGTCTTCCGGTGCCAGTGAAGGAGTCTGATCTTCCTCCAGGCACCCTTAAAGCGATGGCCCTCAAGTATGGTGAAAAGAATACATCAACCTCAAAGAGCACAATAATCATAGCGAAATCTGTAAAGGAATTGGCAGGGCCGGTTGACGGTGAAGGAAAGATAAAGCCCCTGGCTAATCAGCGTGATAGGGCCTcgttcatggaaaatttcatgaTTGTGTTGCTGGGGCAGATTTTATGTCCTTCTACCGATGGGGGTAACATGTCTTTAAAATTGCTAGGTGCAGTTTCCGTGGCAAAGAATGCATCACTGTACAATTGGTGTGAGTTTTGTCACACATGGCTTTTAGACTACGGAGACGCCTGTCAGCGGAAGATAGACCATCAGGGGTATGCCGCTGGGACTGgtggttgtgtgttgtttttgctG ATTTTCTACCTAGACCATTTATGCAGGCATCCTGTGAGATGGGATGCGTTTCCCAGGATCAAAGTCTGGACACAGGAGGAAGTGGATGAGGCCAAGAATCGGGATAGGAAAGCGAGTGAAGATTATGGAAGGATTACG ACTGTTGATGTTGTGTACGGGGATCCTCATCCCCTTTACGACAGGGAGGGTAGACGGTCTCCCGTAGTAGAGGTTGCTGAGATGGTAGCACAGATGACTTCTTCAGAATGGAGACGCACCCTAGCTCAGGAGGTCACAGAGATG GTCTATGTTCCAGTTGTGGACAACGGACATTGGTGGTGTGTTGCTTTTGCACTGAAAGACCAGAAGATATGGTTCATTGACAGCATGTATACTAATCCTGCTTCCGAGCATTCTGGGGATGTTAAAAAATTG ATAGCAGCTGTGGAGTACGTTCTACATTGGAGGGACACGCAGTATAATGCAGCTCTTGTTTGGAAGTTGAAGCAAATGCATACTTGGCCCTTGGACTCCATTAGCTTCCCTGACTACAACGACAA tCATGCGTGTGGAATAGTAATGCTTATGGCTATCCAGGAAAGTGCAAGGGCATTTACAAAGACGATGCATGTG GGGGACATCAATGTAGCTCGGAGGGCACTGTTTTTGTCTCACTTGAATTCAGATTTCAACTCCTGCCGCCCGCTTCTTCCCCAAATCGTTGCAACCCACTGCCCAGTTCGTTGA
- the LOC110775028 gene encoding heavy metal-associated isoprenylated plant protein 21 isoform X1 — MGFFDHMLDCCDASIPKHKKRKPMQTVEIKVKMDCDGCERRVRNSVIHIKGVKSVDVNRKLSKVTVTGNIEPNRVLNRVKSTGKRAEFWPYVPFNVVSYPYVAQAYDKKAPSGYVKNAPQAYAGPTDGPHEKYTQIFSDDNPNASCSIM, encoded by the exons ATGGGCTTCTTTGATCATATGTTGGACTGTTGTGACGCTTCTATCCCCAAGCATAAGAAACGTAAGCCAATGCAG ACTGTTGAGATTAAGGTGAAAATGGACTGTGATGGTTGTGAAAGAAGAGTTAGGAACTCTGTCATCCATATCAAAG GAGTGAAATCCGTGGACGTGAATCGTAAGCTGAGTAAAGTAACGGTGACCGGAAACATAGAGCCAAATAGAGTGTTAAACAGAGTGAAGAGCACAGGGAAGAGAGCAGAGTTTTGGCCATATGTTCCATTCAATGTGGTGTCTTACCCTTATGTTGCTCAAGCCTACGACAAGAAAGCACCTTCTGGCTATGTCAAGAATGCACCTCAAGCTTATGCTGGTCCCACTGATGGACCTCACGAAAAATACACTCAAATATTTAGTGACGATAACCCTAATGCTTCTTGTTCTATCATGTAA
- the LOC110775028 gene encoding heavy metal-associated isoprenylated plant protein 21 isoform X2, producing the protein MDCDGCERRVRNSVIHIKGVKSVDVNRKLSKVTVTGNIEPNRVLNRVKSTGKRAEFWPYVPFNVVSYPYVAQAYDKKAPSGYVKNAPQAYAGPTDGPHEKYTQIFSDDNPNASCSIM; encoded by the exons ATGGACTGTGATGGTTGTGAAAGAAGAGTTAGGAACTCTGTCATCCATATCAAAG GAGTGAAATCCGTGGACGTGAATCGTAAGCTGAGTAAAGTAACGGTGACCGGAAACATAGAGCCAAATAGAGTGTTAAACAGAGTGAAGAGCACAGGGAAGAGAGCAGAGTTTTGGCCATATGTTCCATTCAATGTGGTGTCTTACCCTTATGTTGCTCAAGCCTACGACAAGAAAGCACCTTCTGGCTATGTCAAGAATGCACCTCAAGCTTATGCTGGTCCCACTGATGGACCTCACGAAAAATACACTCAAATATTTAGTGACGATAACCCTAATGCTTCTTGTTCTATCATGTAA